Proteins encoded within one genomic window of Halorussus salilacus:
- a CDS encoding rhomboid family intramembrane serine protease, producing MQGPPRRSESARSPTLETLVVFVAVFGAQSLVGLVSQSLATGLFVLAPPVEARPWTLLVSVYAHASVGHLVSNAAVLVLVGFAVERVTTRWRFHAFFATVGMAAGLAQVVVSGVVGPANAVLGASGAVFGLLGYLLAGNAVTGAVLRRLPLGERGRLALLVAFALGVTLLTARPGVALVAHFTGFVLGGLAGRAHLLRTGVET from the coding sequence GTGCAAGGGCCACCCCGCCGTTCCGAGTCGGCCCGCAGTCCGACGCTGGAGACGCTGGTCGTCTTCGTCGCCGTGTTCGGTGCCCAGTCGCTCGTGGGACTGGTCTCCCAGTCGCTCGCGACCGGGCTGTTCGTCCTCGCCCCGCCCGTCGAGGCCCGCCCGTGGACCCTGCTCGTGAGCGTGTACGCCCACGCGAGCGTCGGCCACCTCGTCTCGAACGCCGCCGTGCTGGTGCTGGTCGGGTTCGCCGTCGAGCGCGTGACGACCCGGTGGCGATTCCACGCCTTCTTCGCGACGGTCGGGATGGCCGCGGGCCTCGCGCAGGTCGTCGTTTCCGGGGTCGTCGGCCCGGCGAACGCGGTCCTCGGGGCCAGCGGCGCGGTGTTCGGCCTGCTCGGATATCTGCTGGCGGGCAACGCGGTCACCGGCGCGGTCCTGCGGCGGCTCCCGCTGGGCGAGCGCGGCCGCCTCGCGCTGCTGGTCGCGTTCGCGCTCGGGGTCACCCTGCTCACGGCCCGGCCGGGCGTCGCGCTGGTCGCCCACTTCACCGGCTTCGTGCTGGGTGGGCTCGCGGGGCGTGCCCACCTGTTGCGTACCGGGGTCGAAACATAA
- a CDS encoding DUF7093 family protein, whose translation MSLRCSLLGHTYGEAEIEREREEQGSEVVVTVREFEECARCGNRNVVSENKEVTAIETPGRERGESAGEDAGAGGASAEAGGATAGGAGATVGSAGADDRGSARAASPGMENDFEQPRSAEEDDGVILDDDGDDASDDPGREPGEWPDADSTHPAEVEGESAPSEWPDVGTEDEGFDARPGSGGDADVEFGGGLTPESAPEVDEEDDEVEFVNADGDTLRASEGGASAGGADLSAGFTSSGSVPAPDGPADDHDVDAEFVCPECGHREGVAGSSLRAGDICPECRRGYLAQE comes from the coding sequence ATGAGTCTGAGGTGTTCGCTGCTCGGTCACACCTACGGGGAGGCCGAGATCGAGCGAGAGCGCGAGGAGCAGGGAAGCGAAGTCGTGGTCACCGTCCGGGAGTTCGAGGAGTGTGCGCGGTGTGGCAACCGCAACGTGGTCTCCGAGAACAAGGAGGTCACCGCCATCGAGACGCCCGGCCGCGAACGCGGCGAGTCAGCTGGCGAGGACGCCGGAGCGGGCGGCGCGAGCGCGGAGGCGGGCGGGGCAACCGCGGGTGGCGCTGGCGCGACCGTCGGGTCGGCCGGAGCCGACGACCGCGGCTCCGCCCGCGCCGCCTCTCCCGGGATGGAGAACGACTTCGAGCAACCTCGGTCGGCCGAGGAGGACGACGGCGTGATTTTGGACGACGATGGCGATGACGCGTCCGACGACCCGGGGCGCGAGCCCGGCGAGTGGCCCGACGCCGACTCGACCCACCCCGCCGAGGTCGAGGGCGAGAGCGCCCCCAGCGAGTGGCCCGACGTGGGCACTGAGGACGAGGGGTTCGACGCCCGGCCGGGGTCCGGCGGCGACGCCGACGTGGAGTTCGGCGGGGGTCTCACCCCCGAGTCGGCACCCGAGGTCGACGAGGAGGACGACGAGGTGGAGTTCGTCAACGCCGATGGCGACACCCTGCGGGCCAGCGAGGGCGGCGCGAGCGCGGGCGGGGCCGACCTCTCGGCGGGGTTCACCTCTAGCGGGAGCGTCCCGGCCCCCGACGGTCCCGCCGACGACCACGACGTCGACGCGGAGTTCGTCTGTCCCGAGTGCGGCCACCGCGAGGGGGTCGCGGGGTCGTCGTTGCGCGCTGGCGACATCTGTCCGGAGTGTCGCAGGGGCTACCTCGCACAGGAGTAG